A DNA window from Streptomyces sp. B21-083 contains the following coding sequences:
- a CDS encoding WD40/YVTN/BNR-like repeat-containing protein has product MTEVLLTVGTRKGLFIGHRRGGTWEFDDSPSFNAQAVYSVAIDTRRESPRLLVGGDSAHWGPSVFHSDDLGRSWTEPAQPAVKFPKDTGASLERVWQLHPSTAEADVVYAGTEPAALYRSEDRGESFELVRPLWEHPTRSRWVPGGGGEGLHTIVTDQRDPRAVTVAVSTAGVFRTSDGGASWTPANSGVSAVFLPDPNPEFGQCVHKVAKDSANPDRLYLQNHWGVYRSDDAGGHWTDIGAGLPSTFGFAVAAHPHRGDTAYVFPINADADRVPADRRCRVFRTADAGKNWEPLSAGLPQGDHYGTVLRDALCTDDADPAGVYFGNRNGEVYASADDGDSWQQLASHLPDVLCVRAVVID; this is encoded by the coding sequence ATGACCGAGGTACTGCTCACGGTCGGCACGCGCAAAGGCCTGTTCATCGGGCACCGGCGCGGTGGCACGTGGGAGTTCGACGACAGCCCTTCTTTCAACGCGCAGGCCGTGTACTCGGTCGCGATCGACACCCGGCGCGAGAGCCCGAGGCTGCTGGTCGGCGGAGACAGTGCCCACTGGGGGCCGTCGGTCTTCCACTCCGACGACCTGGGCCGCAGTTGGACCGAGCCGGCGCAGCCGGCCGTCAAGTTCCCCAAGGACACGGGCGCCTCACTGGAGCGCGTCTGGCAGCTCCACCCGTCGACGGCGGAAGCCGACGTGGTGTACGCGGGCACCGAACCGGCGGCGCTGTACCGCTCGGAGGACCGCGGTGAGTCCTTCGAGTTGGTCCGCCCGCTGTGGGAGCATCCCACTCGCTCCCGGTGGGTGCCGGGCGGCGGCGGGGAGGGCCTGCACACGATCGTCACCGACCAGCGCGACCCGCGGGCCGTGACGGTCGCCGTCTCGACGGCCGGCGTGTTCCGCACATCGGACGGCGGCGCGAGCTGGACTCCGGCCAACTCCGGTGTCTCCGCGGTGTTCCTGCCGGATCCGAACCCGGAGTTCGGCCAGTGCGTGCACAAGGTCGCGAAGGACTCGGCCAACCCCGACCGGCTCTACCTCCAGAACCACTGGGGTGTGTACCGGAGCGACGACGCGGGCGGGCACTGGACGGACATCGGCGCCGGTCTCCCCTCGACGTTCGGTTTCGCGGTGGCGGCTCATCCGCACCGCGGCGACACGGCGTACGTCTTCCCCATCAACGCGGACGCGGACCGTGTCCCCGCCGACCGCCGCTGCCGGGTCTTCCGCACGGCGGACGCGGGCAAGAACTGGGAGCCCCTGTCGGCGGGCCTGCCCCAGGGGGACCACTACGGCACGGTGCTGCGCGACGCCCTGTGCACGGACGACGCGGACCCGGCGGGCGTCTACTTCGGCAACCGCAACGGCGAGGTGTACGCGTCGGCTGACGACGGCGACAGCTGGCAGCAGTTGGCGTCCCATCTGCCGGACGTCCTGTGCGTCCGGGCCGTGGTGATCGACTGA
- a CDS encoding FUSC family protein produces the protein MLKRVFMAPDPGRARLRFAVRAVLGIGLAVTVCGLAGYSLTGAVTGGLAAMLALFTVTDATVRGQAVTTALLPAVGLPVLAAAAGLHDHPAARGLALLAVVGAGVYARRWGPRGHSLGVFAFMTFFVAQFLRAVPAQLPELSGAVLLSLLTASALRFGLWCYERRTPPPTAPLAPAGERGLARATTRQAVQATVAAGFALVMGQLVSGDRWYWAVGAAWWIFVNTTSRGETLVRGFRRLLGTVLGIALGLAVAVPVAGAVVPTAVLVAVCVFGIFYSAAVSYTWMMLSVTLLAELLYGLLGVLDPALLGVRLAETGVGALGALLAVVLVLPITTHATTDAWIQRALRCVHACTAEAAARLAGSPGGGLGGAAPDPAPRVAELELLLGRVRLSVAPLVHPLNPVRARKRRARRVLALLDDCAREIRGLAAVAADRESAHDVRLAAACKRVETAVEALVEGRADSVAAPADRTHATEPALAHLHAVERALAELAISLRGPAGAPLVGA, from the coding sequence GGACCCGGGGCGCGCCCGGCTGCGCTTCGCCGTGCGGGCCGTGCTCGGCATCGGCCTGGCCGTCACCGTCTGCGGTCTCGCCGGGTACTCGCTCACCGGGGCCGTGACCGGCGGACTCGCCGCGATGCTCGCCCTGTTCACGGTCACCGACGCCACGGTGCGCGGGCAGGCGGTCACGACCGCGCTGCTGCCCGCTGTCGGCCTCCCGGTCCTCGCCGCCGCGGCCGGGCTCCACGACCACCCGGCCGCCCGCGGCCTCGCCCTCCTCGCCGTCGTCGGTGCCGGCGTGTACGCGCGCCGCTGGGGGCCGCGCGGCCACAGCCTGGGCGTCTTCGCGTTCATGACCTTCTTCGTCGCCCAGTTCCTGCGCGCGGTCCCGGCGCAACTGCCCGAGCTGTCCGGCGCTGTCCTCCTGTCCCTGCTCACCGCCTCGGCGCTGCGCTTCGGACTGTGGTGCTACGAGCGCCGCACGCCTCCGCCGACGGCCCCCCTCGCGCCCGCCGGCGAACGCGGCCTGGCCCGCGCCACCACCCGTCAGGCCGTCCAGGCGACGGTCGCCGCCGGCTTCGCGCTGGTCATGGGCCAGCTGGTGTCCGGGGACCGCTGGTACTGGGCCGTCGGCGCCGCCTGGTGGATCTTCGTGAACACCACCTCGCGCGGAGAGACCCTGGTCCGCGGCTTCCGCCGCCTCCTAGGGACGGTGCTCGGCATCGCGCTCGGCCTCGCTGTCGCCGTTCCGGTGGCGGGCGCCGTCGTTCCCACGGCCGTCCTGGTCGCCGTATGCGTGTTCGGCATCTTCTACTCGGCCGCCGTGTCGTACACCTGGATGATGCTCTCGGTCACCCTGCTCGCCGAGCTCCTGTACGGGCTTCTGGGCGTCCTCGACCCCGCCCTGCTCGGCGTACGGCTCGCGGAGACCGGTGTCGGCGCACTGGGCGCCCTGCTGGCCGTGGTCCTCGTGCTGCCGATCACCACGCACGCCACCACCGACGCATGGATCCAGCGCGCCCTGCGCTGCGTCCACGCCTGCACCGCCGAGGCCGCCGCCCGGCTCGCCGGTTCGCCCGGCGGTGGCCTCGGCGGTGCGGCCCCCGACCCGGCCCCGCGCGTGGCCGAGCTGGAACTGCTGCTGGGGCGTGTCCGGCTGTCGGTCGCGCCGCTCGTGCATCCGCTCAACCCTGTGCGCGCCCGTAAGCGCCGCGCGCGTCGGGTACTGGCGCTCCTCGACGACTGTGCCCGCGAGATCCGCGGCCTGGCCGCCGTGGCCGCCGACCGGGAGTCCGCTCACGACGTCCGGCTCGCCGCCGCCTGCAAGCGGGTGGAGACCGCGGTGGAGGCGCTTGTGGAAGGCCGCGCCGACTCCGTCGCGGCCCCCGCCGACCGGACCCACGCGACGGAGCCGGCCCTTGCCCACCTGCACGCCGTGGAACGGGCCCTTGCCGAGCTGGCCATTTCGCTGCGCGGCCCGGCGGGTGCGCCACTCGTCGGCGCCTGA
- a CDS encoding sirohydrochlorin chelatase: MSSPTGPAGLPVRMPRPRQPGRHRRPEPLAAPEGAPALVLAVPGMPSAATRSLAEEVVSIARSELPGLDARIGYLDGDDAEFPTLQFVLTHAAQERTARYEQALAAGADVKQPEGPVAVVVPLLAGPDNALLRQVRQAVMESRIAADLTDVLGPHPLLAEGLHVRLSEAGLARADRARLFTVATAADGIILASVGGDEAVQAAGITGMLLAARLAVPVMAAALDQDGSIAAIAEQLRGSGSQNLALAPYLIGPEIDAGLLEAAATEAGCASSDALGPYPAIGKLALAKYTTALGIAPQQSQGAPVR; encoded by the coding sequence ATGAGCTCCCCCACTGGGCCCGCCGGCCTGCCAGTACGAATGCCGCGCCCCCGCCAGCCGGGCCGGCACCGCCGCCCCGAGCCGCTGGCGGCTCCCGAGGGGGCGCCCGCGCTCGTCCTCGCGGTGCCGGGCATGCCCAGCGCCGCCACCCGGAGCCTCGCCGAGGAGGTCGTGAGCATCGCCCGCTCCGAGCTCCCCGGCCTCGACGCCCGCATCGGATACCTCGACGGTGACGACGCGGAGTTCCCCACGCTCCAGTTCGTGCTCACGCACGCCGCGCAGGAGCGCACCGCCCGCTATGAGCAGGCCCTCGCCGCCGGTGCGGACGTCAAGCAGCCCGAGGGGCCTGTCGCCGTCGTCGTGCCGCTGCTCGCCGGTCCGGACAACGCGCTGCTGCGTCAGGTCCGTCAGGCCGTCATGGAAAGCCGTATCGCGGCCGACCTCACCGACGTCCTCGGCCCGCACCCGCTGCTCGCCGAGGGACTGCACGTACGGCTGTCCGAGGCGGGCCTCGCGCGCGCCGACCGGGCCCGTCTGTTCACCGTGGCGACGGCCGCGGACGGCATCATCCTGGCCTCGGTGGGTGGCGACGAGGCCGTGCAGGCGGCCGGGATCACGGGCATGCTGCTCGCCGCGCGCCTCGCCGTCCCGGTCATGGCGGCGGCCCTCGACCAGGACGGCTCGATCGCGGCCATCGCCGAACAGCTGCGGGGCTCGGGTTCGCAGAACCTCGCGCTGGCCCCGTATCTGATCGGCCCGGAGATCGACGCCGGTCTGCTGGAGGCCGCGGCGACGGAGGCGGGCTGTGCCTCCTCCGACGCGCTCGGCCCCTACCCGGCCATCGGCAAGCTGGCGCTGGCCAAGTACACGACAGCACTGGGCATCGCCCCGCAGCAGTCCCAGGGCGCCCCGGTCCGCTGA
- a CDS encoding uracil-DNA glycosylase, with protein MAPRPLHELVEAGWAKALDPAAERIAAMGDFLRAEIAAGRTYLPAGANVLRAFQQPFDDVRVLIVGQDPYPTPGMAIGLSFAVAPEVRSLPGSLENIFRELHTDLGLSRPSNGDLTPWTRQGVLLLNRALTTAPRSPAAHRGKGWEEVTEQAIRALVARGKPLVSVLWGRDARNLRPLLGDLPAIESAHPSPMSADRGFFGSRPFSRTNDLLVKQGAQPVDWQLP; from the coding sequence GTGGCACCACGACCCTTGCATGAACTTGTAGAAGCGGGCTGGGCGAAGGCTCTTGACCCCGCCGCCGAACGCATCGCCGCGATGGGGGACTTCCTCCGGGCCGAGATAGCGGCCGGCCGGACCTACCTTCCGGCTGGGGCGAACGTCCTGCGGGCCTTCCAGCAACCGTTCGACGACGTCCGCGTCCTGATCGTCGGTCAGGATCCCTACCCCACGCCGGGGATGGCGATCGGGCTGAGTTTCGCGGTGGCGCCCGAGGTACGTTCGTTGCCGGGCAGCCTGGAGAACATCTTCCGGGAGCTGCATACGGACTTGGGGCTGTCCAGACCGTCGAACGGTGATCTGACGCCGTGGACGAGGCAGGGTGTTCTGTTGCTGAACAGGGCGCTCACCACGGCACCGCGCAGTCCCGCGGCGCACCGGGGCAAGGGGTGGGAAGAAGTCACCGAACAGGCGATCCGGGCGCTGGTGGCGCGTGGCAAGCCGCTGGTGTCCGTCCTCTGGGGGCGTGACGCGCGCAATCTGCGGCCGCTGCTGGGTGATCTTCCGGCCATCGAGTCCGCCCATCCGTCTCCGATGTCGGCGGACCGCGGGTTCTTCGGCTCACGGCCGTTCAGCCGGACCAACGACCTGCTCGTCAAGCAGGGCGCCCAGCCGGTGGACTGGCAACTGCCGTAG
- a CDS encoding Rv1733c family protein, with protein sequence MAAFRGPRVWLWRWRRNPLRRRVDAVEGWAVLATWALIVLTGVFVGLVSAHSVEEGLARERVDWRPVTALVVEDAPGTVGSEKVWAKVRWSAADGTRHTGQARVDSGSTAGSPATVWTDPQGRLVTKPATESEAHLRAALIGALAGASGATVPYVGWRLLRGRLQRRRMEEWDEAWERFDPMWGRNTR encoded by the coding sequence ATGGCGGCATTCCGTGGTCCGAGGGTGTGGCTGTGGCGTTGGCGGCGCAATCCGCTGAGGCGTCGCGTGGATGCCGTGGAGGGATGGGCCGTACTGGCCACCTGGGCACTCATCGTGCTGACCGGAGTCTTCGTCGGCCTGGTGTCGGCCCACTCCGTCGAAGAGGGCCTGGCGAGAGAGCGCGTCGACTGGCGCCCCGTGACGGCACTGGTGGTGGAGGATGCGCCCGGCACCGTGGGCAGCGAGAAGGTGTGGGCGAAGGTCCGCTGGAGCGCCGCCGACGGCACCCGGCACACGGGCCAGGCCCGGGTCGACTCGGGCAGCACCGCGGGCAGCCCGGCGACGGTCTGGACAGACCCGCAGGGCCGTCTGGTGACGAAGCCGGCCACCGAGTCCGAGGCCCACCTCAGAGCCGCGCTGATCGGCGCCCTGGCGGGCGCGAGCGGGGCGACCGTGCCCTACGTCGGCTGGCGTCTCCTCCGTGGCCGTCTGCAGCGCCGGCGGATGGAGGAGTGGGACGAGGCGTGGGAGCGGTTCGATCCGATGTGGGGCCGCAACACGCGCTGA